A single Sulfurimonas crateris DNA region contains:
- the rpmC gene encoding 50S ribosomal protein L29, whose protein sequence is MKYSDLADKSAAELQAMLKERKTELFTLKIKKQMMQLQNTSELRIAKKDVARINTALRAAK, encoded by the coding sequence ATGAAATATTCTGATTTAGCAGATAAGAGCGCAGCAGAACTTCAAGCAATGCTTAAAGAGAGAAAGACTGAGCTTTTTACTTTAAAAATAAAAAAACAGATGATGCAACTACAAAACACTAGCGAACTTCGTATCGCTAAAAAAGATGTTGCTAGAATCAACACTGCACTTCGTGCAGCGAAATAG
- the rplP gene encoding 50S ribosomal protein L16: protein MLMPKRTKYRKVMKGRNRGYARSGYTLAFGDIAIKAVEAGRINSRQIESARISATRHIKRNGKIWIRVFPAKPLTAKPLETRMGKGKGSVDQWVMNIKPGRIIFEMAGVPEELAREALTLAQHKLPFKTKIITAEMSNEIF, encoded by the coding sequence ATGTTGATGCCTAAGAGAACTAAATATCGTAAGGTAATGAAGGGTCGTAACCGTGGTTACGCTCGTTCGGGTTATACGTTAGCATTTGGTGATATAGCTATCAAAGCTGTAGAAGCAGGTCGTATTAACTCTCGTCAGATTGAGTCAGCTCGTATTTCAGCTACTCGTCATATTAAAAGAAATGGTAAGATTTGGATCCGTGTGTTTCCAGCTAAGCCACTGACTGCTAAACCTCTTGAAACTCGTATGGGTAAAGGTAAAGGTTCAGTTGATCAATGGGTTATGAATATTAAGCCAGGTCGTATAATTTTTGAAATGGCTGGTGTTCCTGAAGAGCTTGCTCGTGAAGCATTGACTCTAGCACAGCACAAATTGCCTTTCAAAACAAAAATAATTACTGCGGAGATGAGCAATGAAATATTCTGA
- the rplC gene encoding 50S ribosomal protein L3 translates to MEYIVEKIGMSRTISVPSKPVTLLRVLDAKVCEVNENGAIVAYNSGKKMNKSIEGQQKKYSLSSEFNRFVTIEVANTEAGDLDLTPLAEAKVVKSSFTTKGRGFSGAMKRWNFGGGPASHGHRFGRRTGSIGNAEWPGRVMKGRKMPGQYGNTQNSVKNEIISFDAENKILAVVGSVSGANGSLGRVKVAK, encoded by the coding sequence ATGGAATATATTGTTGAAAAAATCGGTATGAGCCGTACTATCTCAGTTCCTAGTAAGCCTGTTACTCTTTTAAGAGTTTTAGACGCTAAGGTCTGTGAAGTTAACGAAAATGGCGCAATTGTAGCTTACAATAGCGGTAAAAAAATGAATAAGTCAATTGAAGGTCAGCAAAAGAAATACAGCCTTTCATCTGAGTTTAACCGTTTTGTTACTATAGAAGTAGCAAACACTGAAGCAGGAGATTTAGATTTAACTCCTTTAGCAGAAGCTAAAGTTGTAAAGTCTTCTTTTACTACAAAAGGTCGCGGTTTTTCAGGTGCAATGAAGCGTTGGAATTTTGGCGGCGGTCCTGCATCTCACGGTCATAGATTTGGTCGTAGAACAGGTTCGATCGGTAATGCAGAGTGGCCAGGTCGTGTAATGAAAGGGCGTAAAATGCCTGGACAATACGGAAATACACAAAATAGTGTTAAGAATGAGATTATCTCTTTTGATGCTGAAAACAAGATCCTAGCGGTTGTTGGTTCAGTTTCTGGAGCTAACGGTTCTTTAGGTCGTGTAAAGGTAGCTAAATAA
- the rpsQ gene encoding 30S ribosomal protein S17: MTHKREIQGNVVKIAGEKTATIVVERRVMHPRYHKVVKRFKKYLVHDERNELKVGDEIIAIECRPLSKTKSFRLKTVVSGAE, translated from the coding sequence ATGACACATAAACGTGAAATTCAAGGTAATGTAGTTAAAATTGCAGGCGAAAAAACAGCAACAATCGTTGTTGAGCGTCGTGTAATGCACCCTCGTTACCACAAAGTTGTGAAGCGTTTCAAAAAGTACTTGGTACATGATGAGCGCAATGAGTTAAAAGTAGGCGATGAGATTATTGCAATCGAGTGTCGTCCACTTTCTAAGACTAAATCTTTTAGACTTAAAACAGTAGTATCAGGAGCTGAGTAA
- the rpsH gene encoding 30S ribosomal protein S8 encodes MINDLVSDALTRIRNAGMRRLDVTKLVHSKSVEAMANILVEKGYIESSNVVEDGVKKTINVVLKYGEDGKSVINEMKRVSKPGRRVYKGKDEIKRFKNGYGTIIVSTSRGILPNDKAYELGIGGEVMCTVW; translated from the coding sequence ATGATAAATGATTTAGTATCGGATGCGTTGACTCGTATTCGTAATGCTGGTATGAGAAGATTAGATGTTACTAAGCTTGTTCACTCTAAGAGTGTTGAAGCAATGGCAAACATTTTGGTTGAAAAAGGTTATATTGAGAGTTCAAACGTTGTTGAAGACGGCGTTAAAAAAACTATCAATGTTGTATTAAAGTATGGTGAAGACGGTAAATCTGTTATCAATGAAATGAAAAGAGTATCTAAGCCTGGACGTCGTGTCTATAAAGGTAAAGATGAGATAAAGCGTTTCAAAAATGGTTACGGAACTATTATTGTTAGTACATCACGCGGTATTTTACCAAACGATAAAGCTTACGAGCTTGGTATCGGCGGTGAAGTTATGTGTACGGTTTGGTAG
- the rplX gene encoding 50S ribosomal protein L24 has protein sequence MAKFKFKKGDTVEIIAGDDRGTKATVLEVLPKRNKVIVEGCKIAKKAIKPTEDNTKGGHINKEMPIDVSNVRKVEA, from the coding sequence ATGGCAAAGTTTAAATTCAAAAAAGGCGATACTGTAGAGATCATCGCCGGTGACGATCGCGGAACAAAAGCTACTGTACTTGAAGTATTACCAAAGAGAAACAAGGTAATAGTTGAGGGTTGTAAGATAGCTAAAAAAGCAATCAAACCAACAGAAGATAACACTAAAGGCGGACATATCAATAAAGAGATGCCTATAGATGTTTCAAATGTTCGTAAAGTGGAGGCATAA
- a CDS encoding ATP-binding protein yields the protein MEILLEELYKTDLIVDKFHFRKLFLDNSSYQISGITQSGKTKLIKNYLLGLKKNSYLYIDCRDLRIDKEELNKSLQSFCTDNAINTLVLDNYSQDIKIVNVPQLIICSEVHHDIEYLKSIRVYPLDYEEFLAYEHKYDSTALNHFFQLGGFPFMHKVNSDEKIYYLQKALKSSLDEKELEILIFCAKMMTQKISPYSVYERLKQTQKISKDKLYDSFDKLSQKGYIHQMQKVDHPKAIRKIYLCDISLKSALTIDKHFGRLFENMIYLELLKSQRECFYDDGIDFYIPSEGEVILATPFTDERALFKKIEAIESFIIRYQVKKITAVTMSKEGSVNHPFSRIEMVPFDIWALGD from the coding sequence ATGGAAATTTTACTAGAAGAGCTGTATAAAACCGACCTTATTGTTGATAAATTTCACTTTCGAAAGCTATTTTTGGACAATTCCAGTTATCAGATAAGCGGAATAACGCAGAGCGGAAAGACAAAGCTTATAAAAAACTACCTTTTGGGTCTTAAAAAAAACAGCTATCTATATATAGACTGCAGAGATCTGCGTATAGATAAAGAGGAGTTGAACAAGAGCCTTCAAAGTTTTTGCACCGATAATGCAATAAACACACTTGTTCTTGACAACTATTCGCAAGATATAAAGATAGTAAATGTTCCTCAACTCATAATCTGCAGTGAAGTGCACCATGATATAGAGTACCTAAAGAGCATAAGAGTCTATCCGCTTGATTATGAGGAGTTTTTGGCGTATGAACATAAGTACGACTCAACCGCGCTGAACCATTTTTTCCAGCTTGGCGGTTTTCCTTTTATGCATAAAGTAAACTCTGACGAGAAAATCTACTACTTACAAAAGGCGCTAAAGAGCAGCCTAGATGAAAAAGAGCTAGAGATTCTCATCTTCTGTGCAAAGATGATGACACAGAAGATCTCTCCCTACTCGGTATATGAGAGGCTTAAGCAGACACAAAAGATCTCAAAAGACAAACTATACGACTCGTTTGATAAGCTAAGTCAAAAAGGCTACATTCACCAGATGCAAAAAGTGGATCATCCAAAAGCGATCAGAAAAATATACCTCTGTGACATCTCTTTAAAGTCTGCGCTCACAATAGACAAACATTTCGGCAGACTTTTTGAAAATATGATATATTTAGAGTTACTAAAATCACAAAGAGAGTGCTTCTACGATGACGGTATAGATTTTTATATTCCAAGCGAAGGTGAGGTCATCTTGGCGACACCGTTTACGGATGAGAGAGCTCTTTTTAAAAAAATAGAGGCTATTGAGTCATTTATTATAAGATATCAAGTTAAAAAGATAACCGCCGTTACAATGAGCAAAGAGGGAAGTGTCAATCACCCATTCTCTCGGATAGAGATGGTTCCGTTTGATATATGGGCATTGGGTGATTAG
- the rplR gene encoding 50S ribosomal protein L18 yields MKAKVLKSKIANRLKRKRRIRAKISGCASLPRVSVFRSNRYLSVQAIDDATATTLCALNSKAIAQKANKEGAAALGAAFAATLKTANISEIVFDRNGYQYHGVIAAFGDALRANEIKF; encoded by the coding sequence ATGAAAGCAAAAGTACTAAAAAGCAAAATTGCTAATCGCTTAAAAAGAAAGCGTCGTATTCGTGCAAAAATATCTGGATGTGCTTCACTTCCTCGTGTTTCTGTGTTTCGTTCAAATCGTTATTTGAGTGTTCAAGCTATTGATGATGCAACCGCTACAACATTGTGCGCGCTAAATTCAAAAGCAATAGCTCAAAAAGCAAACAAAGAGGGTGCTGCTGCACTTGGCGCGGCATTTGCTGCTACACTAAAAACAGCTAACATCTCTGAGATTGTATTTGATCGTAATGGTTACCAATACCACGGTGTTATAGCTGCATTTGGTGACGCACTTCGTGCAAACGAAATTAAGTTCTAG
- the rplV gene encoding 50S ribosomal protein L22 yields the protein MARALLKFIRVSPIKSRLIAREIQGMNAEEALAALEFTPNKAAKIIYKVLASAVANSGNEASDCVVTSCRIDNGPVLKRFRPRARGMASGIRKPTAHILVEVEGK from the coding sequence ATGGCTAGAGCATTATTAAAATTCATCCGTGTTTCACCGATCAAATCTCGCCTTATCGCAAGAGAGATTCAAGGTATGAACGCTGAAGAGGCACTAGCAGCTTTAGAGTTCACACCAAACAAAGCAGCAAAAATTATCTACAAAGTACTTGCGTCAGCAGTTGCAAACAGTGGTAATGAAGCTAGCGATTGTGTAGTTACGTCGTGCCGTATAGATAACGGACCTGTACTTAAAAGATTCCGCCCACGTGCTCGTGGTATGGCATCTGGTATTAGAAAACCGACAGCACATATCTTAGTAGAAGTAGAGGGTAAATAA
- a CDS encoding type Z 30S ribosomal protein S14, translated as MAKKSMINKANKTPKFKVRGYTRCQICGRPHSVIRDFGICRICFRKMANEGLIPGVRKSSW; from the coding sequence ATGGCTAAAAAGTCAATGATAAATAAAGCGAACAAAACTCCAAAGTTTAAAGTTCGCGGTTATACAAGATGTCAGATCTGTGGTCGTCCACACTCTGTTATTCGTGACTTCGGTATCTGTCGTATATGTTTTAGAAAAATGGCAAATGAGGGATTAATCCCAGGCGTTAGAAAGTCTTCTTGGTAG
- the rpsJ gene encoding 30S ribosomal protein S10, which produces MEKIRLKLKAYDHRVLDRSVASIVEAVKRTGAVIRGPIPLPTKIRKYTVLKSPHVNKSSREQFEIRTHARVIDIVSATPETVDSLMKLDLAPEVDVEVRSMDK; this is translated from the coding sequence ATGGAAAAAATTCGTTTAAAATTGAAAGCTTATGATCATCGTGTACTTGATAGATCTGTAGCGTCAATCGTAGAGGCTGTTAAGCGTACAGGCGCGGTAATTCGTGGTCCGATACCTTTACCAACAAAGATTCGTAAATACACTGTATTGAAATCTCCACACGTCAATAAAAGCTCACGTGAGCAGTTCGAAATTCGTACTCACGCTAGAGTTATTGATATTGTATCCGCAACGCCGGAAACTGTAGATTCATTAATGAAACTAGATCTTGCACCGGAAGTGGACGTTGAAGTTCGCTCTATGGATAAGTAG
- the rpsE gene encoding 30S ribosomal protein S5, translating to MEINREDFEESIVNIGRVTKVVKGGRRFRFTALVVVGDKKGTIGFGAGKAKEVPDAIKKAVDNAFKNLSKVSIKGTTIAHDIEHKYNASRVLLKPASEGTGVIAGGATRPVLELAGIQDILTKSIGSNNPGTLVRATVEALGRLKG from the coding sequence ATGGAAATCAATAGAGAAGATTTTGAAGAATCAATTGTTAATATAGGCCGTGTTACAAAAGTTGTAAAAGGTGGACGTCGTTTTCGTTTTACAGCACTTGTAGTTGTTGGTGATAAAAAAGGTACTATCGGTTTTGGTGCCGGAAAAGCGAAAGAAGTTCCGGACGCTATTAAAAAAGCGGTAGATAATGCGTTTAAAAACCTAAGTAAAGTTAGTATCAAAGGTACTACAATTGCACATGACATTGAACATAAGTACAATGCAAGTCGTGTTCTTTTAAAGCCGGCATCAGAAGGTACAGGTGTAATCGCGGGTGGTGCTACTCGTCCTGTTCTTGAGCTTGCAGGTATTCAAGACATACTTACAAAGTCAATAGGTTCAAACAATCCAGGTACACTAGTGCGCGCTACAGTCGAAGCACTAGGTCGCTTAAAAGGATAG
- the rplB gene encoding 50S ribosomal protein L2, with product MAIKTYRPITPSRRFYTNVDSGDITSKASVRSLLVKLPAHAGRNNNGRITSRHKQAGAKKLYRIIDFKRNKFGIPGTISTVEYDPYRNCRIALVTYADGEKRYILLPKGLNVGDTVTAAESGLDVKPGNAMKLMNIPVGTLVHNVELKVGKGGQMVRSAGTSAQIMGRDGKYVSLRMPSSEMRLVLGECMATVGVVGNEEYINIVIAKAGRSRHMGIRPQTRGSAMNPIDHPHGGGEGKTNSGRHPVTPWGKPTKGSKTRRKKASDKLIITRRKSNPKR from the coding sequence ATGGCAATTAAAACTTATAGACCGATAACTCCGTCTCGTCGTTTTTATACAAATGTTGACAGTGGCGATATAACTTCAAAGGCTAGTGTTCGTTCACTGCTTGTAAAACTTCCTGCTCACGCTGGTCGTAACAACAATGGACGTATTACATCTCGCCATAAGCAAGCGGGTGCTAAAAAACTTTACCGTATTATTGATTTCAAAAGAAATAAATTCGGTATCCCTGGTACTATTAGCACAGTTGAGTACGATCCGTACCGTAACTGCCGTATAGCATTAGTTACTTATGCAGACGGTGAAAAGAGATACATCCTTTTACCAAAAGGTTTAAATGTAGGCGATACTGTAACTGCAGCAGAGTCTGGATTAGACGTAAAACCTGGTAATGCGATGAAGCTTATGAATATACCTGTAGGTACATTGGTTCATAACGTTGAGTTAAAAGTAGGCAAAGGCGGACAGATGGTTCGTTCAGCTGGAACTTCTGCTCAAATTATGGGTCGTGACGGCAAGTATGTTTCACTTCGTATGCCTTCTTCTGAGATGCGTTTAGTTCTTGGTGAGTGTATGGCTACTGTTGGTGTTGTTGGAAATGAAGAGTATATCAACATTGTAATAGCAAAAGCAGGTCGTTCTCGCCATATGGGTATTCGTCCTCAAACTCGTGGTTCTGCGATGAACCCAATCGATCACCCGCACGGTGGTGGTGAAGGTAAAACGAATTCAGGTCGTCATCCAGTTACTCCATGGGGTAAACCAACGAAGGGTTCAAAAACTCGTCGTAAAAAAGCAAGTGATAAACTTATTATTACTCGCCGTAAATCTAATCCGAAGAGGTAG
- the rplO gene encoding 50S ribosomal protein L15 has product MGIENLTPAEGSVKNRKRVGRGQASGTGKTAARGSKGQKSRTGYKRKRNFEGGQQPLARRLPKIGFTSRVIKPYVINVEKIKAVAELSEITMESIRGVHKIAACVTKVKLVGAAAKDLASKIKDDNVTTTGK; this is encoded by the coding sequence ATGGGTATTGAAAATTTAACACCGGCAGAGGGTTCTGTAAAGAATCGTAAAAGAGTCGGTCGTGGACAAGCTTCGGGAACAGGTAAAACTGCTGCTCGCGGCTCTAAAGGTCAAAAATCTCGTACTGGTTACAAGAGAAAAAGAAACTTTGAGGGTGGACAACAGCCACTTGCAAGAAGACTTCCTAAGATCGGATTTACTTCTCGTGTAATTAAGCCGTACGTAATCAACGTTGAGAAAATAAAAGCAGTTGCTGAGCTTTCTGAAATTACTATGGAGAGTATCCGTGGTGTTCATAAAATAGCTGCTTGTGTTACTAAAGTTAAGTTGGTTGGTGCTGCTGCTAAAGATCTAGCATCAAAAATTAAAGACGACAACGTTACTACTACAGGTAAATAG
- the rpsS gene encoding 30S ribosomal protein S19, giving the protein MARSVKKGPFVDDHLMKKVAAAKAEGNKKPIKTWSRRSMVLPDMVGLTLNVHDGRKFVPVFVSENHIGYKLGEFAPTRTFKGHKGSVQKKG; this is encoded by the coding sequence ATGGCAAGAAGTGTAAAAAAAGGTCCATTTGTTGATGATCATTTAATGAAAAAAGTAGCTGCAGCCAAAGCTGAAGGCAATAAAAAGCCTATCAAGACTTGGTCTCGCAGAAGTATGGTTCTTCCTGATATGGTTGGACTTACTCTTAACGTTCATGATGGTCGCAAATTTGTTCCGGTATTTGTTTCAGAAAACCATATTGGTTATAAATTAGGTGAATTCGCACCGACTCGTACATTCAAGGGCCACAAGGGCTCTGTACAGAAGAAAGGTTAA
- a CDS encoding 50S ribosomal protein L23: MADITDIKSILYTEKTLGMQEDGMIVVQTSPRMTKTGLKEVFREYFGIVPARVNSLNQSGKTKRFRGMSGKQNDFKKFYVKLPEGAQIESLAV; encoded by the coding sequence ATGGCAGATATTACAGATATTAAATCTATACTATACACAGAGAAGACTTTAGGTATGCAAGAAGATGGAATGATCGTTGTTCAAACATCTCCGCGTATGACTAAGACAGGTCTTAAAGAGGTTTTTCGTGAGTACTTTGGGATCGTTCCTGCAAGAGTTAACTCACTTAATCAAAGCGGAAAAACAAAAAGATTCCGTGGCATGTCAGGTAAGCAAAATGACTTTAAAAAGTTTTATGTGAAGTTACCTGAGGGTGCACAAATAGAAAGTTTGGCGGTGTAA
- the rplF gene encoding 50S ribosomal protein L6: protein MSRIGKLPVEFASDIKVSANGNVITFAKGKNSVDLDTKGNVAFTLDGNVLTFATLSDSRVHRAFWGTYRALAQNIVTGLTTGYTKQLEINGVGYRAAVNGKVLNLQLGFSHDINYELPEAIEASVEKNVITLKSHDKQALGQVAAEVRGFRPPEPYKGKGVKYVEEHIVRKAGKTSKK from the coding sequence ATGTCAAGAATTGGTAAATTACCTGTAGAGTTTGCATCTGATATCAAAGTTAGTGCAAACGGAAATGTTATAACTTTTGCTAAAGGCAAAAATAGTGTTGATTTAGATACAAAAGGAAATGTTGCTTTCACTTTAGACGGTAATGTTTTAACTTTTGCTACTTTATCAGATTCTCGTGTTCACAGAGCATTCTGGGGAACATATCGTGCATTGGCTCAAAATATTGTTACTGGTCTAACAACCGGTTACACTAAGCAGCTAGAGATCAACGGTGTTGGTTACCGTGCAGCCGTTAACGGTAAAGTACTTAACCTACAGCTTGGTTTTTCTCACGATATTAACTATGAATTGCCAGAAGCAATCGAAGCTAGTGTTGAGAAAAATGTTATTACACTAAAGAGCCATGACAAGCAAGCGCTTGGTCAAGTTGCTGCTGAAGTTAGAGGATTCCGTCCGCCAGAGCCTTACAAAGGTAAAGGTGTTAAATACGTTGAAGAGCATATCGTGCGTAAAGCCGGTAAAACTTCTAAGAAATAA
- the rplD gene encoding 50S ribosomal protein L4, which yields MSAIVLNEKMEKASELALPESFSGINPHNLYLYVKSAQAAQRANSASALTRSQVRGGGKKPWAQKGGGRARAGSRRSPIFVGGGKAFGPSNNRNYDLKVNKKQKKLALNFALAEHAQNGSLFIVDSIEIASGKTKDAAAMFKALNQRDTLFVKTILDEKTYLAFENIASTYVIEENELNAYLAANYRSLVIEKAVWENLVGEAK from the coding sequence ATGAGCGCAATAGTTCTAAATGAAAAAATGGAAAAAGCTTCAGAGTTAGCTTTACCGGAGAGTTTTTCCGGTATCAATCCTCATAACTTATACCTGTACGTAAAGTCTGCGCAAGCTGCTCAAAGAGCAAACAGCGCGTCAGCTTTAACACGTTCACAAGTTAGAGGCGGCGGTAAAAAGCCATGGGCTCAAAAAGGCGGCGGGCGTGCTCGCGCAGGTTCACGTCGTTCACCGATATTTGTTGGCGGTGGTAAAGCATTCGGTCCTAGTAACAATCGTAACTATGATCTTAAAGTTAATAAGAAGCAGAAAAAACTTGCTCTTAACTTTGCTTTAGCAGAACATGCACAAAACGGTAGTCTATTCATCGTAGATAGCATTGAGATAGCATCAGGTAAAACAAAAGATGCTGCAGCAATGTTTAAAGCGTTAAACCAAAGAGATACTCTTTTTGTAAAGACGATCTTAGATGAAAAAACTTATTTGGCATTTGAAAACATTGCAAGCACGTACGTGATTGAAGAAAATGAATTAAATGCTTATTTAGCTGCAAATTATCGTTCATTAGTGATCGAGAAAGCGGTATGGGAAAATCTTGTAGGTGAGGCTAAATAA
- the rplE gene encoding 50S ribosomal protein L5 gives MARMKEKYLGLKSELQADLGIKNPMQTPALEKIVISVGAGFAMKDNKLIQNIEDTITTIAGQKASTVIAKKSVAGFKVREGMPVGVRVTLRGEKMFNFFDRLVSLALPRVKDFRGVPRNGFDGRGNYNFGLQEQLIFPEINYDSIMQIHGMNITVVTTADSDKAGFALLEKMGMPFTKGSN, from the coding sequence ATGGCTCGTATGAAAGAAAAATATTTAGGTTTAAAATCTGAACTTCAAGCTGACCTTGGAATAAAAAATCCGATGCAGACTCCTGCATTAGAGAAGATAGTTATTTCAGTAGGTGCCGGTTTTGCAATGAAGGATAATAAGCTTATCCAAAATATTGAAGACACAATTACTACTATTGCAGGACAAAAAGCAAGTACTGTAATAGCAAAGAAATCAGTTGCTGGTTTTAAAGTACGTGAAGGTATGCCTGTAGGTGTTCGTGTAACACTACGCGGTGAGAAAATGTTCAACTTCTTTGATCGTTTAGTTTCTCTTGCTCTTCCACGTGTGAAAGACTTCCGTGGTGTTCCAAGAAACGGTTTTGACGGTCGCGGAAACTACAACTTTGGACTTCAGGAGCAATTGATTTTCCCGGAGATCAATTACGATTCAATTATGCAAATACATGGTATGAATATCACAGTTGTTACAACTGCTGATTCTGACAAGGCAGGGTTTGCTCTTTTAGAGAAAATGGGTATGCCTTTTACTAAAGGGAGCAACTAA
- the rpsC gene encoding 30S ribosomal protein S3, with protein sequence MGQKVNPIGLRLGINRNWESRWFPNFKTAAASLGEDHKIRTYLKKELYYAGVSNIIIERTVKRLRVTIVAARPGIIIGKKGSDIEKLKETLQNLVGKPISVNIKEEKKAQISSQLVAENVATQLERRVAFRRAMKKVMQNAQRGGAKGIKISVSGRLGGAEMARTEWYLEGRVPLHTLRAKIDYGFAEAHTTYGCIGVKVWIFKGEVLTKGIPAEVKEEQQKEGARRPKRAPRRENSGKAE encoded by the coding sequence ATGGGTCAAAAAGTTAATCCTATTGGTTTACGTCTTGGTATCAACCGTAACTGGGAGAGCCGCTGGTTCCCTAATTTTAAGACTGCAGCAGCATCTTTGGGTGAAGATCACAAGATTCGTACATATTTGAAAAAAGAGCTTTACTATGCTGGTGTTTCTAACATTATCATAGAGAGAACGGTTAAGAGACTTCGTGTTACTATCGTTGCTGCTCGTCCCGGTATCATTATCGGTAAAAAAGGTTCAGATATCGAGAAGCTTAAAGAGACTCTTCAAAATCTTGTTGGTAAGCCAATTTCTGTAAACATCAAAGAGGAGAAGAAAGCACAAATCTCTTCTCAGCTTGTTGCAGAAAACGTTGCTACTCAACTTGAGCGCCGTGTTGCATTTAGACGTGCTATGAAAAAAGTTATGCAAAATGCACAAAGAGGCGGAGCTAAAGGTATTAAGATATCTGTAAGCGGTCGTCTTGGCGGAGCTGAGATGGCTCGTACTGAGTGGTATTTAGAGGGACGTGTTCCACTTCATACTCTCCGTGCAAAGATAGATTACGGTTTTGCTGAAGCTCACACTACATACGGTTGTATCGGTGTTAAAGTTTGGATATTCAAAGGTGAGGTTCTCACAAAAGGTATCCCGGCAGAAGTAAAAGAAGAGCAGCAAAAAGAGGGCGCGCGTCGTCCTAAGCGTGCTCCAAGACGCGAAAATAGCGGAAAGGCGGAATAA
- the rplN gene encoding 50S ribosomal protein L14 translates to MIQAFTRLNVADNTGAKEVMCIKVLGGSKRRYARVGDVIVASVKKATPTAKVKKGKVVKAVVVRTSKEIHRENGSLIRFDDNAAVILDDKREPIGTRIFGPIAREVRYGGFMKIVSLAPEVV, encoded by the coding sequence ATGATTCAAGCTTTTACACGTTTAAATGTAGCTGATAATACAGGTGCAAAAGAGGTTATGTGTATTAAGGTACTTGGTGGTTCTAAGCGTCGTTATGCAAGAGTTGGCGATGTTATCGTCGCTTCTGTAAAAAAAGCGACTCCTACTGCTAAAGTTAAAAAAGGTAAAGTTGTAAAGGCTGTTGTTGTTAGAACAAGCAAAGAGATCCACCGTGAAAACGGTTCTCTTATCCGTTTTGACGATAATGCAGCTGTTATACTTGATGACAAGAGAGAGCCAATCGGCACTCGTATTTTCGGCCCAATAGCTCGTGAAGTACGTTACGGCGGTTTTATGAAGATCGTATCTCTTGCACCGGAGGTTGTTTAA